The Campylobacter sp. RM10537 genome has a segment encoding these proteins:
- the gatC gene encoding Asp-tRNA(Asn)/Glu-tRNA(Gln) amidotransferase subunit GatC yields the protein MQINEELLTKLEKLSALKIAEDKRDKLVQELEEIVNFVEKLNELDLSSSEVTVSTIKGGTPLRLDQIENNDIIKDVLNHSPKKDENFFVVPKIIE from the coding sequence ATGCAAATAAATGAAGAATTGCTTACTAAACTTGAAAAATTAAGTGCTTTAAAAATTGCAGAAGATAAAAGGGATAAGTTAGTACAAGAGCTTGAAGAAATTGTTAATTTTGTTGAAAAGCTCAATGAGTTGGATTTGAGTTCTTCTGAAGTGACAGTAAGTACCATTAAAGGTGGCACTCCTTTAAGATTGGATCAAATAGAAAATAATGATATAATTAAAGATGTTTTAAATCATTCTCCAAAAAAAGATGAGAATTTTTTTGTTGTACCTAAGATTATAGAATGA
- a CDS encoding CvpA family protein yields the protein MNFYWFDAFILGFTLLLGLKGIINGLIKEVFGILGIIGGVFVASKYSSSASIFIENTFYKIENQSLANFAGFLAILIIFWIVCLLLGNFLSKLVKLSGLGFLDRIGGFVFGCAKIFFIFSIFIFCIARIDFLNVKLNSFAKDSYTLELLKDTGSFIMNQPLAEDSLNKIKNTTNNLNSFQEEQ from the coding sequence ATGAATTTTTATTGGTTTGATGCTTTTATTTTAGGTTTTACTTTACTGTTAGGTCTTAAGGGTATTATTAATGGTTTGATTAAAGAAGTATTTGGAATATTAGGAATTATTGGTGGTGTATTTGTTGCTTCAAAATATTCTTCATCAGCTTCTATTTTTATAGAAAATACTTTTTATAAAATTGAAAATCAAAGTTTAGCCAATTTTGCAGGCTTTTTAGCGATTTTAATTATTTTTTGGATTGTTTGTCTTTTGCTTGGAAATTTTCTTTCAAAATTAGTTAAGCTTAGCGGATTAGGTTTTTTAGATCGCATAGGTGGATTTGTTTTTGGTTGTGCAAAAATATTTTTTATTTTTTCTATTTTTATTTTTTGTATAGCAAGAATAGATTTTTTAAATGTTAAATTAAATTCTTTTGCTAAGGATAGTTACACTTTAGAATTACTTAAAGATACAGGTTCTTTTATTATGAATCAGCCTTTAGCTGAAGATAGTCTTAATAAAATCAAAAATACAACTAATAATCTCAACAGCTTTCAAGAGGAACAATAA
- a CDS encoding Fur family transcriptional regulator: MLIENVEYDVLLERFKKILRQGGLKYTKQREILLKTLYHSDTHHTPESLYMEIKQVEPNLNVGIATVYRTLNLLEEAEMVTSISFGSAGKKYELANKPHHDHMICKNCGKIIEFENSIIERQQALIAKEYNFKLTGHLMQLYGICDDCNQKIKVKI, encoded by the coding sequence ATGTTGATTGAAAATGTAGAATACGATGTATTATTAGAAAGATTTAAAAAAATTTTAAGACAAGGTGGTCTTAAATACACAAAACAAAGAGAGATATTATTAAAAACATTATATCATAGTGATACACATCATACTCCAGAGAGTTTATATATGGAAATAAAACAAGTTGAACCAAATTTAAATGTTGGTATTGCTACTGTTTATAGAACTTTAAATTTACTTGAAGAAGCCGAAATGGTTACTTCCATCTCTTTTGGCTCGGCAGGAAAAAAATATGAATTAGCCAATAAACCACACCATGATCACATGATTTGTAAAAATTGTGGTAAAATTATTGAATTTGAAAATTCTATTATTGAAAGACAACAAGCTTTAATTGCTAAAGAATATAATTTTAAATTAACAGGACATTTAATGCAGCTTTATGGAATTTGCGATGATTGTAATCAAAAAATTAAGGTAAAAATCTAA
- the lysS gene encoding lysine--tRNA ligase, translated as MFDNILEQQRIEKSNEFKKAGINPYPHFLKKEMSLLDFKTKFSYVLQSETKRDENSFGIVAGRLKLLRIAGKSIFANIEDENANLQIYFSKDSIGEEQFNLLKKNLEVGDIVLTKGFPFVTKTGEFSLHACEVNLAAKSIVPLPEKYHGLTDIEQRYRKRYVDLIMNSDVRKDFLIRSKVVSLIRHFFENKGFLEVETPMMHPIAGGANAKPFITFHNSLGVERFLRIAPELYLKRLIVGGFEAVFEINRCFRNEGMDLTHNPEFTTIEFYWAYHNYKDLMDLTEELFSLLLDQLNLEKIIEFDGYKIDFSKPFERISYKEALKKYGGLNDEIIENKDKILIQLKSDGFEANEKLDLGHLQAELFDNYVESKLINPTFITDFPISISPLSRRSDKDPNIAERFELFVCGRELANGFNELNDPLDQYERFLKQIEAKNAGNEEACEMDEDFVNALGYGMPPTAGQGIGIDRLVMLLTNKKSIRDVILFPAMRPLKSELKEGKE; from the coding sequence ATGTTTGATAATATTTTAGAACAGCAAAGAATAGAAAAATCGAATGAATTTAAAAAGGCTGGTATAAATCCTTATCCGCATTTTCTAAAAAAGGAAATGTCTTTATTAGATTTTAAAACTAAATTTTCTTACGTACTTCAAAGCGAAACTAAACGAGATGAAAATAGTTTTGGTATTGTTGCAGGACGTTTGAAACTTTTAAGAATAGCTGGAAAGTCTATTTTTGCAAACATAGAAGATGAAAATGCTAATTTGCAAATTTATTTTAGCAAAGATAGTATCGGTGAAGAGCAATTTAATTTACTTAAAAAAAATCTTGAGGTAGGAGATATTGTTTTAACAAAAGGTTTCCCTTTTGTAACCAAAACAGGTGAATTCAGTCTTCATGCATGCGAAGTAAATCTTGCTGCTAAATCTATTGTTCCATTGCCTGAAAAATATCATGGGCTTACAGATATAGAACAACGATATCGTAAGCGTTATGTTGATTTAATTATGAATTCAGATGTAAGAAAAGATTTTTTAATTCGTTCTAAAGTGGTAAGTTTAATCCGTCATTTTTTTGAAAATAAAGGTTTTTTAGAGGTGGAAACTCCTATGATGCATCCAATTGCAGGAGGTGCAAATGCTAAACCTTTTATTACATTTCATAACTCATTAGGCGTTGAAAGATTTTTAAGAATTGCGCCAGAACTTTATTTAAAAAGACTTATAGTAGGAGGTTTTGAGGCAGTTTTTGAAATCAATCGTTGTTTTAGAAATGAAGGTATGGATTTAACACATAATCCAGAATTTACAACGATAGAATTTTATTGGGCTTATCATAATTATAAGGATTTGATGGATCTTACAGAGGAGCTTTTTTCTTTACTTTTAGATCAATTAAATTTAGAAAAAATTATAGAATTTGATGGCTATAAAATTGACTTTTCAAAACCTTTTGAAAGAATTTCATACAAAGAAGCCCTTAAAAAATATGGTGGTTTAAATGATGAAATTATAGAAAATAAAGATAAAATTTTAATTCAATTAAAATCTGATGGTTTTGAAGCTAATGAAAAATTAGATTTAGGGCATTTGCAAGCAGAATTATTTGATAATTATGTAGAAAGCAAATTGATTAATCCTACTTTTATTACAGATTTTCCAATTTCTATTAGCCCGCTTTCTCGTCGCAGCGATAAAGATCCTAATATAGCTGAAAGATTTGAGTTATTTGTTTGTGGAAGAGAGTTGGCTAATGGTTTTAATGAGTTAAATGATCCTTTAGATCAATATGAAAGATTTTTAAAACAAATAGAGGCAAAAAATGCGGGCAATGAAGAAGCCTGTGAGATGGATGAGGATTTTGTTAATGCTTTAGGTTATGGTATGCCGCCTACAGCAGGACAAGGAATAGGTATTGATAGATTGGTTATGCTATTAACCAATAAAAAATCTATCCGAGATGTTATTTTATTTCCAGCTATGAGACCATTAAAATCAGAATTAAAGGAGGGTAAAGAATGA
- a CDS encoding serine hydroxymethyltransferase, protein MSLECFDQEIFDLVNQELKRQCEGLEMIASENFTLPEVMEVMGSILTNKYAEGYPNKRYYGGCEVVDEIENLAIERCKKLFKCNFANVQPNSGSQANQGVYAALLNPGDKILGMDLSHGGHLTHGAKVSSSGKFYESFFYGVELDGRINYEKVREIAHIVKPKLIVCGASAYARFIDFAKFREIADEVGAYLFADIAHIAGLVVAGEHPDPFPHAHVVSSTTHKTLRGPRGGIIMSNDEEIAKKINSAIFPGIQGGPLMHVIAAKAVGFKFNLSQEWKIYAKQVRSNAQVLAKILMDRKYKLVSDGTDNHLVLMSFLDREFSGKDADIALGNSGITANKNTVPGEIRSPFITSGLRLGTPALTARGFKEKEMEIVANYIADILDDINNTNLQKDIKLKLEELAKNFIIYTKAMF, encoded by the coding sequence ATGAGTTTAGAGTGTTTTGATCAAGAAATTTTTGATTTGGTAAATCAAGAATTAAAGCGTCAATGCGAAGGTCTTGAGATGATAGCAAGTGAAAATTTCACTTTACCTGAGGTTATGGAGGTTATGGGAAGTATATTAACAAATAAATATGCTGAAGGATATCCAAATAAAAGATATTATGGTGGTTGTGAAGTTGTTGATGAAATAGAAAATTTAGCAATTGAGAGATGTAAAAAACTTTTTAAATGTAATTTTGCTAATGTCCAGCCTAATTCAGGTTCTCAAGCCAATCAAGGCGTTTATGCAGCTCTTTTAAATCCAGGCGATAAAATTTTAGGAATGGACTTAAGTCATGGTGGTCATTTAACTCATGGTGCAAAAGTAAGTTCTTCTGGAAAATTTTATGAAAGTTTCTTTTATGGCGTAGAACTTGATGGAAGAATTAATTATGAAAAAGTAAGAGAGATAGCTCATATAGTTAAGCCAAAATTGATCGTATGTGGTGCAAGTGCTTATGCTAGATTTATTGATTTTGCTAAATTTAGAGAAATTGCAGATGAGGTTGGAGCCTATCTTTTTGCAGATATAGCACATATTGCAGGACTTGTTGTTGCTGGAGAGCATCCAGATCCTTTTCCTCATGCTCATGTTGTAAGTTCTACGACTCATAAAACTTTAAGAGGTCCAAGGGGCGGTATTATTATGAGCAATGATGAAGAGATTGCTAAAAAAATTAACTCTGCAATATTTCCAGGAATTCAAGGTGGTCCTTTAATGCATGTGATTGCTGCTAAAGCTGTTGGTTTTAAATTTAACCTAAGCCAAGAGTGGAAAATTTATGCAAAACAAGTAAGAAGTAATGCTCAAGTTTTGGCTAAAATATTGATGGATAGAAAATATAAGCTTGTAAGTGATGGTACAGATAATCATCTTGTTTTAATGAGCTTTTTAGATCGTGAATTTAGTGGAAAGGATGCTGATATAGCTTTAGGAAATTCAGGCATAACAGCAAATAAAAATACAGTTCCAGGCGAGATTAGAAGTCCATTTATAACCAGTGGATTAAGGTTGGGAACTCCAGCACTTACTGCTAGAGGTTTTAAGGAAAAAGAGATGGAAATTGTTGCAAATTATATAGCAGATATTTTAGATGATATTAATAATACCAATCTACAAAAAGATATTAAATTAAAACTTGAAGAACTTGCGAAAAATTTTATAATTTATACAAAGGCTATGTTTTGA
- a CDS encoding DUF1882 domain-containing protein — protein sequence MISPMDMSLIKIIGSHYYVMRNRIVNKITHRGRLFFDKFEKIDSPLNLSIMREHAAKKIIVAHDLITKDNKVENIVFDYNGFNAERFYHRAQLILREEGFINFTAYKTKTPGHLHLYIHKGHTSLNEGYSLASKLSMMFASKMPVEWKVFPSMDVPREFNILVLPYEVYQKERGSSWSKHM from the coding sequence TTGATTTCACCTATGGATATGTCATTAATTAAGATAATTGGTAGTCATTATTATGTCATGAGAAATAGAATTGTCAATAAAATTACCCATCGTGGACGTTTATTTTTTGATAAATTTGAAAAGATTGATTCTCCTTTAAATTTAAGTATTATGAGGGAGCATGCGGCTAAAAAAATTATTGTTGCTCATGATTTGATTACTAAAGACAATAAAGTTGAAAATATTGTTTTTGACTATAATGGTTTTAATGCTGAAAGATTTTATCATCGAGCTCAATTGATTTTGCGTGAAGAAGGTTTTATAAATTTTACAGCTTATAAAACAAAAACTCCAGGGCATTTACATTTGTATATTCATAAAGGTCATACTTCATTAAACGAAGGTTATTCTTTAGCATCTAAACTTTCAATGATGTTTGCAAGTAAAATGCCTGTAGAGTGGAAAGTTTTCCCAAGTATGGATGTTCCAAGGGAATTTAATATTTTAGTTTTACCTTATGAGGTTTATCAAAAAGAACGTGGTAGTTCTTGGTCTAAACATATGTAA
- a CDS encoding SPOR domain-containing protein produces the protein MENNKNDFDDIILEKSNKSEKIKKILLRVIALIILFLIIMIVMKLINSGSDNKNPTVLPNEPTSATQQDNNTDSSFENMPIATDNSAEDQFEALRKQIQGDQNLDNANFASSNQDSIQDLNSNNLDEKKQTVANTTVKTEEKPKEQVKEQVKEQPKKTATKDNTVKKQEHTVKQNHQQSTNDLFKNVDAKPVNPDGLPSGIYVQIFSVNNLDQKSKELAAVRKKGYEYKLYKTTVAGKEITKVLIGPFSKSNISQELAKIRKEVAKDAFSFTLK, from the coding sequence ATGGAAAATAATAAAAATGATTTTGATGATATTATTTTAGAAAAAAGCAACAAGAGTGAAAAGATAAAAAAAATTCTTTTAAGAGTAATTGCTTTAATTATTTTATTTTTAATCATTATGATTGTTATGAAATTAATCAATAGTGGAAGTGATAATAAAAATCCAACAGTTTTACCTAATGAGCCTACAAGTGCCACTCAACAAGATAATAATACAGATAGTTCTTTTGAAAATATGCCTATTGCTACAGATAATTCTGCAGAAGATCAATTTGAAGCTCTAAGAAAACAAATTCAAGGCGATCAAAATCTTGATAATGCAAATTTTGCATCATCTAATCAAGACTCTATCCAAGATTTAAATTCTAACAATTTAGACGAGAAAAAACAAACTGTTGCAAATACTACAGTTAAAACCGAAGAAAAACCAAAAGAACAAGTAAAAGAGCAGGTTAAAGAACAACCTAAAAAAACTGCAACAAAAGATAATACAGTTAAAAAACAAGAACATACTGTAAAACAAAATCACCAACAAAGCACTAATGATTTATTTAAAAATGTAGATGCAAAACCTGTTAATCCGGATGGTTTGCCTTCTGGAATTTATGTGCAAATTTTCTCTGTGAACAATTTAGATCAAAAATCTAAAGAACTAGCAGCTGTTAGAAAAAAAGGTTATGAATATAAACTTTATAAAACAACAGTTGCAGGTAAAGAAATAACTAAAGTTTTAATTGGACCATTTAGTAAGTCAAATATTTCACAAGAGCTTGCTAAAATTAGAAAAGAAGTAGCTAAAGACGCATTTTCTTTTACCTTAAAATGA
- a CDS encoding shikimate dehydrogenase — translation MKFLAVIGNPIMHSKSPRMHNNAIKFLGLKGIYTRYCLNNDLFLKEELLKIGFDAVNITVPFKEKACKIADFKDEISTRVGSANTLCFKNNKIYAYNTDGIGFLQSIEEFKDIKKALILGAGGTALAIAYVLKQRGVDVYIANRSSKRLQYFNAYKNSLYKDLQDFNFDLIINSTSAGLMDEYLPCSKEILHQLLSNAKFAFEVIYNKETPFYKLCKKYDLRVKNGFEMLLWQGVFAFELFFDLKNQREEIKTAMLQALNLD, via the coding sequence ATGAAATTCTTAGCCGTCATAGGCAATCCTATTATGCATTCTAAATCACCTAGAATGCATAATAATGCAATTAAATTTCTTGGATTAAAAGGAATTTATACTCGTTATTGTTTAAATAATGATTTATTTTTAAAAGAAGAATTATTAAAAATAGGTTTTGATGCTGTAAATATTACGGTTCCTTTTAAGGAAAAAGCTTGTAAAATTGCTGATTTTAAAGATGAAATTTCAACTCGCGTAGGTTCTGCTAATACTCTTTGTTTTAAAAATAATAAAATTTATGCTTACAATACAGATGGAATAGGTTTTTTACAATCTATTGAAGAATTTAAAGATATTAAAAAAGCTTTAATTTTAGGAGCAGGAGGAACAGCTCTTGCAATAGCTTATGTTTTAAAACAAAGAGGTGTAGATGTTTATATTGCTAATCGTAGTAGCAAAAGACTTCAATATTTTAATGCTTATAAGAATAGTCTTTATAAAGATTTACAAGATTTTAATTTTGATTTGATAATTAATTCCACCTCAGCAGGTTTGATGGATGAATATTTACCTTGTTCTAAAGAAATTTTACATCAACTTTTATCTAATGCTAAATTTGCCTTTGAAGTTATTTACAACAAAGAAACTCCTTTTTATAAACTTTGCAAAAAATATGATTTAAGAGTAAAAAATGGATTTGAAATGCTTTTATGGCAAGGAGTATTTGCTTTTGAATTATTTTTTGATCTTAAAAATCAAAGAGAAGAAATTAAAACAGCAATGTTGCAAGCTTTAAATTTAGATTAA
- the lgt gene encoding prolipoprotein diacylglyceryl transferase: MEFWRHIYSNFDVVAFSIFGLKVHWYGIMYVIALILALTLAKFFSKKMNMGISNKCLDSYFVWVEIGVILGARLGYILIYDNHTMYYIVHPWQIFNPYVNNEFVGIRGMSYHGAIVGFLIATFLFCKKYKENPWKFLDLVALSVPLAYVFGRIGNFLNQELFGRITNVPWGIYVDGILRHPSQLYEAFLEGVVVFIAVYIAKLKQTFCGELIIVYACMYSLARFICEFFREPDFGIGFVLWGMSMGQILSLIMLIIALLFYVWIKFKKVNI, encoded by the coding sequence ATGGAATTTTGGAGACATATTTATTCAAATTTTGATGTAGTTGCATTCAGTATTTTTGGCCTTAAAGTGCATTGGTATGGAATCATGTATGTAATAGCTTTGATTTTGGCTCTAACTTTAGCTAAATTTTTTTCAAAAAAAATGAATATGGGTATTAGTAATAAATGCTTAGATAGTTATTTTGTTTGGGTAGAAATTGGAGTTATTTTAGGTGCAAGACTCGGATATATTTTAATTTATGATAATCATACAATGTATTATATTGTTCATCCTTGGCAAATTTTTAATCCTTATGTTAATAATGAATTTGTAGGAATTCGTGGCATGAGTTATCACGGAGCTATTGTTGGTTTTTTAATAGCAACTTTTTTATTTTGCAAAAAATATAAAGAAAATCCTTGGAAATTTTTAGATTTAGTAGCTTTAAGCGTGCCTTTAGCTTATGTTTTTGGACGTATTGGAAATTTTTTAAATCAAGAACTTTTTGGTCGTATAACCAATGTACCTTGGGGAATTTATGTTGATGGAATTTTAAGACATCCATCACAATTATACGAAGCTTTTTTGGAGGGTGTTGTTGTTTTTATTGCTGTTTATATAGCAAAGCTAAAACAAACTTTTTGTGGAGAGCTTATTATTGTTTATGCCTGTATGTATTCTTTAGCACGTTTTATTTGTGAATTTTTTAGAGAACCTGATTTTGGAATAGGTTTTGTACTTTGGGGAATGAGTATGGGACAAATTTTAAGTTTAATCATGCTCATTATTGCTTTGTTATTTTATGTTTGGATAAAATTTAAAAAAGTAAATATTTAA
- a CDS encoding fumarate reductase flavoprotein subunit — translation MNIQYSDALVIGGGLAGLRAAIEVAKSGQSVTLLSICPVKRSHSAAVQGGMQASLGNGAKGEGDNEDLHFADTVKGSDWGCDQEVARMFAQTAPKAVRELAAWGVPWTRVTKGPRTVVINAQKTVIEEKEEAHGLINARDFGGTKKWRTCYIADATGHCMLYGVANEAIKHQVKIIDRMEAVRIIHDGKKCLGVIARDLINGQLIAYIARGTMIATGGYGRIYKQTTNAVICEGTGAAIALETGLCRLSNMEAVQFHPTPIVPSGILLTEGCRGDGGILRDVDGYRFMPDYEPEKKELASRDVVSRRMMEHIRKGKGVKSPYGDHLWLDISILGRAHVEKNLRDVQDICKTFNGIDPADEGPKGWAPVLPMQHYSMGGIRTKPTGESQWLDGLFACGEAACWDMHGFNRLGGNSCAETVVAGMIIGDYFAQYCKNNGEVVDTNIVKEFLSKEYQYLKSLVDKEGKYNVFEIKNRMKEIMWDKVAIFRTGEGLKEAVDELEKLYKDSQDVKVHCKELDCANPELEEAYRVPRMLKIALCVAYGALLRTESRGAHYREDYPKRDDLNWMKRTNTYWVEGETLPRVEYEELDIMKMEMPPAFRGYGAKGNIIENPLSEKRQAEVDAIREKMEAEGKSRYEIQDALMPYELQAKFKKPNQRIGVDYE, via the coding sequence ATGAATATACAATATAGTGATGCTTTAGTAATAGGTGGAGGTTTAGCAGGTCTTAGGGCTGCAATTGAGGTTGCAAAAAGTGGTCAAAGTGTAACACTTTTGAGTATCTGTCCAGTAAAGCGTTCTCACTCTGCGGCTGTTCAAGGAGGAATGCAAGCAAGTCTTGGAAATGGCGCCAAAGGCGAAGGAGATAACGAAGATCTTCATTTTGCAGATACAGTTAAAGGAAGTGATTGGGGTTGCGATCAAGAAGTAGCAAGAATGTTTGCACAAACTGCACCAAAAGCTGTTAGAGAGCTTGCAGCTTGGGGTGTGCCTTGGACTAGGGTAACAAAAGGGCCAAGAACTGTAGTTATTAATGCACAAAAAACAGTTATCGAAGAAAAAGAAGAGGCACATGGTCTTATTAATGCACGTGATTTTGGTGGAACTAAAAAATGGAGAACTTGCTATATAGCTGATGCTACTGGACATTGTATGCTTTATGGTGTAGCTAATGAAGCTATTAAGCATCAAGTTAAGATTATTGATAGAATGGAAGCGGTAAGAATTATTCATGATGGTAAAAAATGCTTAGGCGTAATTGCAAGAGATTTAATAAATGGACAATTAATCGCTTATATTGCACGTGGAACTATGATAGCAACTGGCGGTTATGGAAGAATTTATAAACAAACTACTAATGCAGTTATTTGCGAAGGAACTGGTGCAGCTATAGCTCTTGAAACTGGACTTTGTAGACTTTCAAATATGGAGGCTGTGCAATTTCACCCAACACCTATAGTTCCAAGTGGAATTTTGCTTACTGAAGGTTGTCGTGGAGATGGCGGAATTTTACGTGATGTAGATGGTTATCGTTTTATGCCTGATTATGAACCAGAAAAAAAAGAACTTGCAAGTCGGGATGTTGTTAGTCGTAGAATGATGGAGCATATTAGAAAAGGAAAAGGTGTTAAAAGTCCTTATGGGGATCATTTATGGCTTGATATTTCTATACTTGGTCGTGCTCATGTTGAAAAAAATCTTCGTGATGTTCAAGATATTTGTAAAACTTTTAATGGAATTGATCCAGCAGATGAAGGTCCTAAAGGCTGGGCCCCAGTTTTACCTATGCAGCATTACTCCATGGGTGGAATTAGGACTAAACCAACTGGTGAAAGTCAATGGTTAGATGGTCTTTTTGCTTGTGGTGAAGCAGCTTGTTGGGATATGCACGGATTTAATCGCTTAGGTGGAAATTCTTGTGCTGAAACTGTAGTTGCTGGAATGATTATAGGAGATTATTTTGCTCAATATTGTAAAAATAATGGAGAAGTTGTTGATACAAATATTGTAAAAGAATTCTTAAGTAAAGAATATCAATATCTTAAATCTTTAGTTGATAAAGAAGGTAAGTATAATGTTTTTGAAATCAAAAATAGAATGAAAGAAATAATGTGGGATAAGGTGGCTATTTTTAGAACTGGAGAAGGTCTTAAAGAAGCTGTAGATGAATTAGAAAAACTTTATAAAGATTCTCAAGATGTTAAAGTGCATTGTAAAGAACTTGATTGTGCTAATCCAGAACTTGAAGAAGCGTATAGGGTCCCTAGAATGTTAAAAATAGCACTTTGTGTTGCCTATGGAGCACTTTTAAGAACAGAAAGTCGTGGAGCACATTATAGAGAAGATTATCCAAAAAGAGATGATTTAAATTGGATGAAAAGAACAAATACTTATTGGGTTGAGGGTGAGACCTTGCCACGCGTAGAGTATGAAGAACTTGATATTATGAAAATGGAAATGCCACCAGCTTTTCGTGGGTATGGAGCAAAAGGCAATATCATTGAAAATCCTTTAAGTGAAAAACGTCAAGCTGAAGTGGATGCAATCCGTGAAAAAATGGAAGCAGAAGGTAAAAGCCGTTATGAAATTCAAGATGCTTTAATGCCTTATGAACTTCAAGCAAAATTTAAAAAACCAAATCAAAGAATAGGGGTGGATTATGAGTAG
- a CDS encoding fumarate reductase iron-sulfur subunit: protein MSRKLTIKAFKYNPLSKISKPHFVTYELEETPFMTVFVCLTLIREKMDADLSFDFVCRAGICGSCAMMINGVPKLACKTLTKDYEDGVIELMPMPAFRHIKDLSVNTGEWFEDMCKRVESWVHNEKETDISALEERIEPEVADETFELDRCIECGICVASCATKLMRPNFIGATGLLRTARYLQDPHDHRSIEDFYELVGDDDGVFGCMSLLACEDNCPKNLPLQSKIAYMRRQLVAQKNK from the coding sequence ATGAGTAGAAAATTAACTATAAAAGCATTTAAGTATAATCCTTTAAGTAAAATTTCAAAACCACATTTTGTGACTTATGAGCTTGAAGAAACTCCTTTTATGACTGTTTTTGTATGCTTGACTTTGATTCGCGAAAAGATGGATGCCGATCTTAGTTTTGATTTTGTTTGTCGTGCGGGAATTTGTGGATCTTGTGCCATGATGATTAATGGTGTTCCAAAACTTGCTTGTAAGACCTTAACAAAAGATTATGAAGATGGTGTTATCGAACTTATGCCTATGCCAGCATTTAGACATATTAAAGATTTAAGTGTGAATACTGGAGAATGGTTTGAAGATATGTGTAAACGTGTTGAAAGTTGGGTTCATAATGAAAAAGAAACTGATATTTCAGCATTAGAAGAGCGTATAGAGCCTGAAGTTGCAGATGAAACTTTTGAACTTGATCGTTGTATAGAATGCGGAATTTGTGTTGCTTCATGTGCAACTAAGCTTATGAGACCCAATTTTATAGGTGCTACAGGACTTTTAAGAACAGCAAGATATTTACAAGATCCACATGATCATAGAAGTATAGAAGATTTTTATGAATTAGTGGGTGATGATGATGGCGTTTTTGGATGTATGTCTTTACTCGCTTGTGAAGATAATTGTCCTAAAAATTTACCTTTACAAAGCAAAATCGCCTACATGAGAAGACAACTTGTTGCACAAAAAAATAAATAA